Proteins from a genomic interval of Actinoalloteichus hymeniacidonis:
- the eccCa gene encoding type VII secretion protein EccCa translates to MSTLRFKRSPRLAAPRLPGGEVHLEPPPEVPRTIPGNIIQKLLPVIMIVATIGMMAFMMTMRANPMMLMMGGMMLISTVGMMAGGRGNGGGQKKAEMNEDRKDYLRYLGQMRDRAREAADEQRAAREWSHPDPQALWSIAASSRRLWERRTNDPDFCQLRSGRGPQRLSTRLVPPQTGPVDELEPLTTLALRRFVRGHSILPDMPIAISLRGFAAIGLNGEREHTRPLARALIAQLATFHSPEDVLIAVVATGKTKQEWEWVKWLPHAQHPTLTDGIGQLRMMAGSLGQVEAWLGEQIRDRQRFSRNAPVQPDQAHIVIVIDDGEISREEHILMEEGLVGVTLLDLSDSLGNLTTRRGLRMVVESDRLGARGAGGVEWFGAPDGISLAEAEALARKLAPYRISAAAQQEEEDEPLLSNPGVLEMAGIPGDPMTFDVQEAWRPRPVRDRYKVAFGVGEHGQLVELDIKEAAAGGMGPHGLCVGATGSGKSEFLRTLVLGLLATHSSTSLNMILVDFKGGATFSGLDVAPHVAATITNLAGDLTMVDRMKDAIAGEMARRQEVLHKGNFKNVWDYQKARENGADLDPLPALFICIDEFSEMLVAKPDFIDLFLQIGRVGRSLQVHMLLASQRLEEGKLRGLDTFLSYRIGLKTFSASESRAAIGVPDAYELPSIPGSGYLKFDTTSMVRFKASYVSGPYRPAGIQVGPSSAPVTADRRPKFFVPDYIEIPKAPVVQQAEPVKEEKEEKADEPSSLDVLVGRLVGQGPPAHEVWLPPLTESPSLDQLLPPLSQTEDRGLTPVGFYGNSRLTVPLGLVDKPFDQRRDLLWADLSGGKGHAAVVGGPQSGKSMLLRTLIMSMALTHTPQEVQFYCLDFGGGTLQSLTGLPHVGGVANRREPDTVRRTFAEVSGIIAQREAQFARLNIDSIADYRAKKRQGEAADDPFGDVFFIIDGWLNFKTEFDSLEKQVQTLAAQGLSYGVHVIVAANRWAEIRPALKDLLLTRLELRLGDTTESEVDRRTAVNVPQGFPGRGLSPDKLHFLVGLPRVDAVSDAGDIGNGVADAVAKINAAWKGRHAPKVRLLPQLLRYEEIPAFQQPAGKKLIPIGVDENELAPVFLDFESDPHFIAFAEREAGKTNLLRTIINGIISTYTSKEALILLVDYRRTLLGFLQTDHLLEYAASAQQVKGYIGDIKKSLDKRLPGPNVTQEELRNRSWWKGPELFIIVDDYELVSPQGANPLAPLAPYVAQAKDVGLHLILARNIAGGSRSSFEPVIGKLKEVTSPGIIMSGPKEESNILGNIKPTAMPPGRGTIVSRRTGQQLIQIGWVEPEY, encoded by the coding sequence GTGAGCACGCTGAGGTTCAAGCGGTCGCCGCGACTGGCAGCCCCCAGGCTCCCCGGCGGAGAGGTGCACCTCGAACCGCCGCCCGAGGTGCCAAGGACCATTCCCGGCAACATCATTCAAAAGCTGCTTCCCGTGATCATGATCGTGGCGACCATCGGAATGATGGCCTTCATGATGACCATGCGGGCCAACCCCATGATGTTGATGATGGGCGGAATGATGCTCATCTCGACCGTCGGGATGATGGCTGGTGGTCGTGGAAACGGAGGAGGCCAGAAGAAGGCCGAGATGAACGAGGACCGCAAGGACTACCTGCGGTACCTCGGTCAGATGCGGGACCGCGCCCGGGAGGCCGCCGACGAGCAGCGCGCCGCGCGGGAGTGGAGTCACCCCGACCCGCAGGCGCTGTGGTCGATCGCCGCGAGCAGCCGCAGGCTCTGGGAGCGCCGCACCAACGACCCCGACTTCTGTCAGCTGCGCTCCGGTCGAGGGCCGCAGCGACTGTCCACCCGCCTGGTGCCACCGCAGACCGGCCCGGTCGACGAGCTCGAACCGCTCACCACACTGGCCCTGCGCCGGTTCGTGCGCGGGCACTCGATCCTGCCGGACATGCCGATCGCGATCTCGCTCCGCGGATTCGCCGCGATCGGTTTGAACGGCGAGCGGGAGCACACCCGGCCGCTGGCCAGGGCGTTGATCGCCCAGCTGGCCACCTTCCACAGCCCGGAAGACGTGCTCATCGCGGTCGTCGCGACCGGTAAGACCAAGCAGGAATGGGAATGGGTCAAGTGGTTGCCCCACGCCCAGCACCCGACGCTCACCGACGGCATCGGCCAGCTCCGGATGATGGCCGGTTCGCTCGGCCAGGTCGAGGCCTGGCTCGGCGAGCAGATCCGCGACCGGCAGCGGTTCAGCCGGAACGCGCCGGTGCAGCCGGATCAGGCGCACATCGTCATCGTGATCGACGACGGTGAGATCAGTCGTGAAGAGCACATCCTCATGGAGGAGGGCCTGGTCGGCGTCACCCTCCTCGATCTGTCCGACTCGCTCGGCAACCTGACCACCCGACGTGGGCTGCGCATGGTGGTCGAGTCCGACCGCCTCGGTGCCCGTGGTGCGGGCGGCGTCGAATGGTTCGGCGCGCCGGACGGCATCAGCCTCGCCGAGGCCGAGGCACTGGCCCGCAAGCTGGCGCCGTACCGGATCAGCGCGGCCGCCCAGCAGGAGGAAGAGGACGAGCCGCTGCTGTCCAACCCGGGTGTGTTGGAGATGGCGGGCATCCCCGGCGACCCGATGACCTTCGACGTCCAGGAAGCCTGGCGTCCCCGACCGGTTCGCGACCGGTACAAGGTCGCCTTCGGCGTCGGCGAGCACGGCCAGCTGGTCGAACTCGACATCAAGGAAGCGGCCGCGGGCGGCATGGGTCCGCACGGACTGTGCGTCGGCGCGACCGGTTCCGGTAAGTCGGAGTTCCTGCGGACCCTGGTGCTCGGTCTGTTGGCCACGCACTCCTCGACCTCGTTGAACATGATCCTGGTCGACTTCAAGGGTGGTGCGACGTTCTCCGGTCTCGACGTCGCGCCGCACGTCGCCGCCACCATCACCAACCTGGCAGGCGACCTCACCATGGTCGACCGGATGAAGGACGCGATCGCGGGCGAGATGGCCCGGCGGCAGGAAGTCCTGCACAAGGGCAACTTCAAGAACGTCTGGGATTACCAGAAAGCGCGCGAGAACGGCGCGGATCTCGATCCGCTGCCCGCATTGTTCATCTGTATCGACGAGTTCTCCGAGATGCTCGTCGCCAAGCCGGACTTCATCGACCTCTTCTTGCAGATCGGTCGTGTCGGTCGTTCGCTTCAGGTGCACATGTTGTTGGCCTCGCAGCGATTGGAAGAGGGCAAACTGCGCGGATTGGACACCTTCCTGTCCTACCGCATCGGTCTGAAGACCTTCTCCGCCTCGGAATCACGCGCCGCGATCGGTGTCCCCGATGCCTACGAGCTGCCGTCCATTCCGGGTTCGGGGTATCTGAAGTTCGACACCACCAGCATGGTCCGGTTCAAGGCCTCCTACGTCTCCGGTCCCTATCGGCCGGCAGGCATCCAGGTCGGCCCGTCCTCGGCGCCGGTGACGGCCGACCGCCGTCCGAAGTTCTTCGTGCCCGACTACATCGAGATCCCGAAGGCTCCGGTGGTACAGCAGGCCGAGCCGGTCAAGGAGGAGAAAGAGGAGAAGGCGGACGAGCCGAGCAGCTTGGACGTCCTGGTCGGCAGGCTCGTCGGTCAGGGGCCGCCCGCTCACGAGGTGTGGCTGCCGCCGTTGACGGAGTCGCCCTCGCTCGACCAGCTCCTTCCGCCGTTGTCCCAGACCGAGGATCGCGGTCTGACCCCGGTCGGGTTCTACGGCAACAGCAGGCTCACGGTGCCGCTCGGCCTGGTCGACAAGCCGTTCGACCAGCGACGCGACCTGTTGTGGGCCGACCTCTCCGGCGGTAAGGGACACGCTGCGGTGGTCGGCGGTCCCCAGTCGGGCAAGTCGATGCTGCTGCGAACGCTGATCATGTCGATGGCCCTGACCCACACCCCGCAGGAGGTGCAGTTCTACTGCCTCGACTTCGGTGGTGGAACGCTGCAGAGCCTCACCGGCCTGCCGCACGTCGGTGGCGTGGCCAACCGGCGGGAGCCCGACACGGTACGGCGAACCTTCGCCGAGGTCAGCGGCATCATCGCCCAGCGAGAGGCCCAGTTCGCACGCCTCAACATCGACTCGATCGCGGACTACCGAGCCAAGAAGCGCCAGGGCGAGGCGGCGGACGACCCGTTCGGCGATGTCTTCTTCATCATCGACGGTTGGTTGAACTTCAAGACCGAGTTCGACTCGCTGGAGAAGCAGGTCCAGACGTTGGCCGCGCAGGGTCTGTCCTACGGCGTACACGTCATCGTCGCGGCCAACCGATGGGCGGAGATCCGGCCCGCGCTCAAGGACCTGTTGCTGACCCGGTTGGAGCTGCGGCTGGGTGACACCACGGAATCCGAGGTGGACCGGCGTACCGCGGTCAACGTGCCGCAGGGCTTCCCCGGTCGAGGCCTGTCCCCGGACAAGCTGCACTTCCTGGTCGGCTTGCCCAGGGTTGACGCGGTCAGCGACGCGGGCGATATCGGTAACGGCGTCGCCGACGCGGTGGCCAAGATCAACGCGGCCTGGAAGGGCAGGCACGCCCCGAAGGTGCGGTTGCTGCCGCAGCTGCTGCGTTACGAGGAGATTCCCGCCTTCCAGCAGCCCGCGGGCAAGAAGCTCATCCCGATCGGTGTCGACGAGAACGAGTTGGCCCCGGTGTTCCTGGACTTCGAGTCCGACCCGCACTTCATCGCCTTCGCCGAGCGCGAGGCAGGCAAGACCAACCTGCTGCGCACGATCATCAACGGCATCATCAGCACCTACACCTCCAAGGAGGCGCTGATCCTGCTGGTGGACTACCGGCGAACGCTGCTGGGCTTCCTCCAGACGGACCACCTCTTGGAGTACGCCGCCTCGGCCCAGCAGGTGAAGGGCTACATCGGCGACATCAAGAAGTCCCTGGACAAGCGACTGCCCGGCCCGAACGTCACCCAGGAAGAGCTGCGGAACCGTTCCTGGTGGAAGGGTCCGGAGCTGTTCATCATCGTCGACGACTACGAGCTGGTGTCTCCGCAGGGAGCCAACCCGCTGGCACCGCTGGCGCCGTATGTGGCGCAGGCCAAGGACGTCGGTCTGCACCTCATCCTGGCCAGGAACATCGCGGGCGGTAGTCGGTCGAGCTTCGAGCCGGTGATCGGCAAGCTCAAGGAGGTCACCAGCCCCGGCATCATCATGAGTGGTCCCAAGGAGGAGTCCAACATCCTCGGCAACATCAAGCCGACCGCCATGCCGCCGGGACGAGGAACGATCGTGAGCAGGCGTACCGGTCAGCAGCTCATTCAGATCGGTTGGGTGGAACCGGAGTACTAG
- a CDS encoding type VII secretion-associated protein: MSVRVAVDFGTSSTCVVLSVDGRDPQVVVVDGQPLVPSAVFAAVDGTLFVGREAERQAGIDPSRYEPHPKRRIDEGELLLGSTVLSVLDVVHEVLTRAVGEARRLADGATVDLLVLTHPADWGAIRTRVLRQAAHGLGREFILIEEPAAAAMFHADTPDGAAGAAGPLAVLDLGGGTVDASVVRRRGKGFEVLANKGIGDFGGADIDQALLEHLGNEVGSHDRAAWQQLVAGRELADRRRRRMLHQDVRGAKETLSRHTFTDVPMPSPFPDAHVTRADLEGLIQPAVTRAVDLVTATTEAAGLTVAELTGVFLVGGSSRIPLVARLVHERIGLVPTTLDQPETVVARGALLAAALDPEHTSGLPGPAPGPGSRGRPPVGPPPGGRRIGGPIARPPAPAGMSGTPYRENRAAPTPPRPTAGLPPSFAPQGTPPSGGPIAPAASVGAGRGTAASSPDRLRRWALPVGSGVILLAAVISAVLFFGRTSDPGNAIADIGVDSDGQEIAQYDYHFWMPSDWEQTGGDASRRSVQVRPVNAQSETELIVVEEWRLNYDSDSDWERALGEVRQNFEAATSSVSDFDEAAEFAGREVIHYRQTLSDAEVDWYVYFDGEVQVNVGCQYAEDGETTVRRACEQVVGSLTVTG, translated from the coding sequence GTGAGTGTGCGTGTCGCGGTCGACTTCGGTACCTCCAGCACCTGCGTGGTCCTCTCCGTCGATGGGCGGGACCCGCAGGTGGTGGTGGTCGACGGACAACCTCTCGTCCCGTCCGCGGTGTTCGCCGCCGTGGACGGGACGTTGTTCGTCGGACGGGAGGCGGAGCGGCAGGCGGGTATCGACCCGTCTCGCTACGAACCGCATCCCAAGCGGCGGATCGACGAGGGCGAGCTGCTGCTCGGCAGCACCGTGCTCTCGGTGCTCGACGTGGTGCACGAGGTCCTGACCAGGGCGGTGGGCGAGGCCCGCAGACTCGCCGACGGCGCCACGGTGGACCTGCTGGTCCTGACGCATCCCGCCGACTGGGGAGCGATACGCACCCGGGTGCTGCGGCAGGCCGCACATGGACTCGGGCGGGAGTTCATCCTGATCGAGGAGCCCGCCGCCGCCGCGATGTTCCACGCCGACACCCCCGACGGTGCGGCGGGAGCGGCCGGGCCGCTTGCGGTGCTCGACCTCGGTGGCGGCACGGTCGATGCGAGCGTGGTCCGACGCCGAGGCAAGGGCTTCGAGGTCCTCGCCAACAAGGGCATCGGTGATTTCGGTGGCGCCGACATCGACCAGGCCCTGCTGGAGCATCTCGGCAACGAGGTCGGTTCGCATGATCGGGCCGCCTGGCAACAGCTGGTCGCGGGCCGTGAACTCGCCGACCGTCGTCGGCGTCGCATGCTGCACCAGGACGTCCGGGGCGCGAAGGAGACACTGTCCCGGCACACGTTCACCGATGTGCCGATGCCCTCGCCCTTCCCCGACGCCCATGTGACCCGCGCCGACCTGGAAGGGCTGATCCAGCCCGCCGTGACCAGGGCCGTCGATCTGGTGACGGCCACCACCGAGGCGGCCGGGCTGACCGTCGCCGAGCTGACCGGGGTCTTCCTGGTCGGAGGATCGAGTCGGATCCCGCTGGTGGCCAGGCTCGTGCACGAGCGGATCGGCCTGGTCCCGACGACCCTGGACCAACCGGAGACCGTGGTGGCGCGTGGCGCGCTGCTCGCCGCCGCCTTGGATCCGGAACACACCAGTGGCCTGCCCGGTCCTGCGCCGGGACCCGGATCGCGGGGACGCCCACCGGTCGGCCCGCCGCCGGGCGGCAGGCGGATCGGCGGGCCGATAGCCCGGCCACCGGCCCCGGCCGGAATGTCCGGGACGCCCTATCGCGAGAACCGGGCCGCGCCTACGCCGCCGAGACCGACCGCCGGGTTACCGCCGTCGTTCGCTCCGCAGGGAACTCCGCCGTCCGGCGGACCGATCGCACCGGCCGCGTCGGTCGGCGCGGGCCGGGGGACCGCCGCTTCGTCGCCCGACCGACTCCGGCGCTGGGCGCTGCCGGTGGGGTCGGGTGTGATCCTGTTGGCCGCTGTGATTAGCGCGGTGCTGTTCTTCGGCCGCACGAGCGACCCAGGTAACGCGATCGCCGATATCGGAGTCGATTCCGATGGGCAGGAGATCGCGCAATACGACTATCACTTCTGGATGCCATCGGATTGGGAGCAGACCGGCGGTGACGCGAGCCGGCGTTCGGTGCAGGTCAGGCCGGTGAATGCGCAATCGGAAACAGAGCTCATCGTGGTCGAGGAGTGGCGGCTGAACTACGACAGCGATTCCGATTGGGAACGCGCATTGGGTGAGGTGCGTCAGAATTTCGAGGCGGCGACGAGCAGCGTCTCCGATTTCGACGAGGCGGCGGAGTTCGCCGGTCGCGAGGTTATCCACTATCGCCAGACCCTGTCGGATGCCGAGGTCGATTGGTATGTCTACT